The proteins below are encoded in one region of Penaeus monodon isolate SGIC_2016 chromosome 32, NSTDA_Pmon_1, whole genome shotgun sequence:
- the LOC119593833 gene encoding crustacean calcium-binding protein 23-like produces the protein MSQEAKMKEAAKAKVQESTDPLEKLRNHCLSQGYSGILSLGRLFRRLDKDRSWTLSKDELSKGVAQFGLDFSEGDVTKLFAAFEKDGQSGINYEEFLDALRPTMSAPRKDAVEAVFKHLDKTGDGVVTLADLKGVYSAKNHPKVLKKEATEEELLTKFLNMFESNSSVDGKVTKKEFTDYYSGLSKAIDDDDYFVSVVKMSWGL, from the exons ATGTCTCAAGAAGCCAAGATGAAGGAAGCCGCCAAGGCAAAGGTGCAGGAATCGACGGACCCCCTTGAGAAGCTGAGGAACCACTGCCTCTCCCAAGGTTATTCGGGCATTCTATCCCTCGGGAG GCTGTTCCGTCGACTGGACAAGGACCGCTCATGGACACTGTCGAAGGACGAACTGAGCAAAGGAGTGGCTCAGTTCGGCCTCGACTTCTCTGAGGGCGACGTCACCAAGCTCTTTGCCGCTTTCGAGAAGGACGGGCAGTCGGGCATCAACTACGAGGAGTTCCTGGATGCCCTTAGG CCGACCATGTCCGCCCCTCGAAAGGACGCTGTGGAGGCCGTCTTCAAGCACCTGGACAAGACCGGCGACGGCGTGGTGACTCTGGCGGACCTGAAGGGCGTGTACTCGGCCAAGAACCACCCGAAGGTCCTCAAGAAGGAGGCCACAGAGGAGGAGCTGCTCACCAAGTTCCTCAACATGTTCGAGAGTAACTCCTCCGTCGATGGGAAG GTAACCAAGAAGGAGTTCACCGACTACTATTCAGGGCTTAGCAAGGCTATTGATGACGATGACTACTTCGTCTCAGTCGTCAAGATGAGCTGGGGCCTGTAA